Proteins encoded by one window of Candidatus Nomurabacteria bacterium:
- a CDS encoding FAD-dependent oxidoreductase yields MKYDLLILGGGPAGAGAAVYASRKRLKTLMLTYEFGGQSTVSEGIENWIGTEKISGNDLAKTLKNHVLAYKADMLDLVEGVKVTTIAKTDSGFNVTTDDGKTYESRSVLIVTGSGRRKLEAENASEYENKGITYCASCDGPLFAGQNVVVIGGGNAGFETAAQLLAYCPSVTLLHRSDTYRADEVTVAKVLANPNMKAYKNVDVLKVSGSQFIESITFKDKNTNEETTLPTGGIFVEIGQIPNTDFVASFVTLNEEKKIVVDPMNQRTSVSGVWAAGDVTNGLYHQNNIAVGDAVKALEDIYMWLHKNK; encoded by the coding sequence ATGAAATACGATTTACTTATACTAGGAGGCGGGCCAGCAGGCGCGGGAGCAGCTGTATATGCTTCTCGTAAGCGTTTGAAGACGCTTATGCTCACCTACGAATTCGGTGGACAATCAACGGTCTCAGAAGGTATCGAGAACTGGATTGGAACAGAAAAAATAAGTGGTAACGATCTAGCTAAAACTCTCAAAAATCACGTCCTTGCGTATAAAGCTGACATGCTCGATCTAGTTGAAGGCGTCAAAGTGACAACTATTGCCAAGACTGATTCAGGTTTTAATGTAACCACAGATGATGGCAAAACGTATGAATCAAGATCAGTCCTCATAGTCACAGGATCTGGACGAAGGAAGCTTGAGGCAGAGAATGCGAGCGAATATGAGAATAAAGGTATTACGTATTGTGCATCATGCGATGGTCCGCTTTTTGCAGGACAGAATGTTGTTGTGATTGGTGGCGGCAATGCTGGCTTTGAAACTGCAGCACAATTACTTGCGTACTGCCCTAGTGTTACCCTCCTACACCGTAGCGATACTTACCGAGCAGATGAAGTGACGGTAGCCAAAGTACTTGCGAATCCAAACATGAAAGCCTACAAAAATGTTGATGTATTGAAAGTTAGCGGTTCACAATTTATCGAATCAATTACATTTAAAGACAAAAATACGAACGAAGAGACAACACTTCCAACTGGCGGGATTTTCGTAGAAATCGGCCAAATTCCAAATACAGATTTTGTTGCATCATTTGTCACACTTAACGAAGAGAAGAAAATTGTTGTTGATCCTATGAACCAACGCACAAGTGTTTCTGGTGTTTGGGCAGCCGGCGATGTCACCAATGGCCTTTACCATCAGAACAACATCGCCGTAGGAGATGCTGTCAAAGCTCTTGAAGATATATACATGTGGTTGCATAAGAATAAATAA